A part of Capsicum annuum cultivar UCD-10X-F1 chromosome 6, UCD10Xv1.1, whole genome shotgun sequence genomic DNA contains:
- the LOC107872886 gene encoding AT-hook motif nuclear-localized protein 13 — MNSQESRTSHQIHYQQVPLHGHGIMAAPPQQQPHQQQQHSSYGLIDNVNNSPMMQQNPRFGFDYTDGSSSSASGFNIEAARKKRGRPRKYSPDGNIALGLSPTPTVHHNTPDSAAATPSTDNSSKKLRGRPPTPGKKQLDALGVGGVGFTPHVIVVNVGEDIASKLMAFSEQGPRTICILSAHGAICNVTLRQPAAMGGSTVAYEGRFEIISLSGSFLRSESNNTRTSSLSVSLAGSDGRVLGGGVAGMLMAATPVQVIVGSFIAEGKKPKSKTPSLTSPPSNMLNFGGPASGGASPPSRDASNDSSDENGGSPLSHEQGPYGNAGQPLHGMPMYANMSWPNNSVKMVP, encoded by the exons atgAATTCCCAAGAATCCCGAACCAGTCACCAAATTCACTACCAACAAGTACCACTACATGGCCACGGAATAATGGCCGCACCAccacaacaacaaccacaccagCAACAACAACACAGTTCGTACGGTTTAATAGACAATGTTAATAATTCTCCCATGATGCAACAGAACCCTCGATTTGGTTTTGATTACACTGATGGGTCGTCGTCGTCTGCTTCAGGGTTCAACATTGAGGCAGCTAGGAAGAAACGTGGACGACCCAGAAAGTATTCACCTGATGGGAACATTGCTTTGGGACTCTCGCCTACTCCAACGGTGCATCATAATACCCCTGATTCTGCTGCTGCTACGCCTTCTACCGATAACTCCTCTAAGAAGCTCAGAGGAAGACCTCCTACCCCTGGAAAGAAACAGCTCGATGCACTAG GTGTAGGTGGAGTTGGCTTTACACCACATGTAATCGTGGTGAACGTTGGGGAG gacatagcatcAAAGCTAATGGCTTTCTCAGAGCAAGGACCCCGTACAATTTGCATTCTCTCTGCACATGGAGCCATTTGTAATGTCACCCTCCGCCAACCAGCAGCAATGGGTGGTAGCACTGTGGCGTATGAG GGCCGATTTGAAATCATCTCTTTATCAGGTTCATTCTTGCGGTCTGAAAGTAACAATACTAGAACAAGTAGTCTAAGTGTGTCATTGGCTGGCTCAGATGGTAGAGTTTTGGGCGGTGGAGTTGCAGGAATGCTTATGGCTGCAACACCAGTGCAG GTGATTGTTGGCAGCTTCATTGCTGAAGGAAAAAAGCCAAAGTCTAAGACACCGTCTTTGACATCACCACCTTCCAATATGTTGAATTTTGGTGGTCCAGCCTCAGGAGGGGCGAGCCCTCCTTCCCGTGACGCCTCAAATGACTCATCTGATGAAAATGGGGGTAGTCCTCTCAGCCATGAACAAGGACCTTATGGTAATGCTGGTCAACCATTGCATGGTATGCCAATGTATGCAAACATGAGCTGGCCAAACAACAGTGTTAAAATGGTACCTTAA